In Falco rusticolus isolate bFalRus1 chromosome 7, bFalRus1.pri, whole genome shotgun sequence, the DNA window CACCGTTCTCCTCCTTACAACACGCCTAGTCACACCACTCTTGAGAGTTTCAGGTAGGCGGTTTGTAGGCTTAGGCCAAAGCATCCCTTCTGCACCTGTTCACAGCCATGGAAGGTCTCAGCTCCCACTGAACAGGTGGGAATGACGCTGGCGATGCCCTAAGAGCCACAGCTCCAGCCGGAAAGCACGATGTGATGATTGCGAACCCCTGATCTTTCCTAAGACAGCAAACTGACACATTACGGGAAAACTATACAACAGGCGGTGGGGTATGAAGGTCTACCATTTCTAAGGGGCTCTGAagcactttaattttaaaagacaccACCTGAGCGGGCCGCATCCCCCAGCGGCGGGGGGGCACGGGCGGCCGCTAGACGCCCGCACGGCTGCGGCAGGCCCGCACACAGCCAGCGGCCAAGCCAAGCCACGCGGAGACACGCAGCCGCGGCTGAACACCCGATCCCCTCCCCCGCCAAgggccgcccgccgctcccgggcTCCCACCGCCTGCGCgcgcgcccccccccggccccgggacCCCACCCGGCCCCCAGTACCTTGGCGGGGGCGGCAGTGCTGGCGGCGCGGCGGCTCATCCCGCGGAGGCCCGGCTGCCCGAGggtcccgccgccccgcgcccccgctcGGCCCCGGCGTCTCCTCAGCGCCTCGCCCGGGCACGGGGGGCCTGCGGCCCCGCTACCGGCGACTCCGAGCGGCGGGGGAGCTAGGGGTCCGGCTGGCCGCCCTCCTCCGCTTCCTCCTCAgccccggggcccggcgggggtCAGCGCCGGTGGGGacgcggggccggcggcggagGTTGGGGCTGCCGCCGCCTCAGAGTCGCGGCCTGCTCGGCGCCGCCATCGCGGCCGCTGTTTGTTTTTATCCgctgcgggcgggcgggcggagggAGGTGCCTGCGTGTCCGCGGCGGCACTTTCCACACGGAGCCGCCCCCCACGCCTGCTGGCCGCGCCGCACCGGGGCGGGAGCCCGTGGCCGGGATAAGCGGGAggcgcccgccgccgctcccgccgggAGCCCCTCGCTGTGGTGAATCTGCCGCCGCCAacgcggggctggggcggcgggggccgggccgggcggcgggcggtgAGGGCTGCCTGCCGGCGGGaagggcccggcggggcggctcCGCTGCCCCCGCAGCGCGCCGGGGGGCGGCGaggggcagggcccgggggCACCGGGCTGCCGGCGGGCCGTAGCTccgcggggcccggggccggctCCCCAGCCCGGGCAGGCCCCGGCAGCGGCAGGCCCGCTCCCGCCAGGCAGGGCCGCAGGGCTGTCGGCGCCGCAGCGAGCCCTGGCCGGGCTGAACAGCAGGTACAGAGAGATAGAAAGAGACGTGCTGGGGAACgtgcggggagcggggaggctGCCCGGTGCAAACCGCGCTGAGTGAGGCTCCTTCTCCCTTGGCTTGGCGCAGGCGAAGGCGCGGGGCAAGCCGTGTAACGGGGGCTCCACAGGCCCCCGGCCCCTCGCCATGGCCGTACCTATCGCCGTTCTGGACTGCGACCTCTTGCTCTACGGCCGCGGACACAGGACTTTGGATCGCTTCAAGCTGGAGGATGTCACTGATGAGTATTTAGTATCCACGTATGGCTTTCCCCGACAGTTCATTTACTACCTGGTGGATCTGCTGGGAGCCAGTCTTTCTCGCCCTACACAGCGGTCCAGGGCCATCAGTCCGGAGACGCAGATACTTGCTGCCTTGGGTTTCTACACCTCCGGCTCCTTCCAGACTCGCATGGGGGATGCTATTGGCATTAGTCAAGCCTCCATGAGCCGCTGCGTTGCCAATGTAACTGAGGCGCTGGTGGAAAGAGCCTCCCAGTTTATTCACTTTCCTGAGGATGAAGCTACCGTCCAGAGCCTGAAGGATGACTTTTATGGGCTGGCAGGCATGCCGGGAGTGCTGGGGGTGGTGGACTGCACCCACGTGGCAATCAAAGCGCCAAATGCTGAGGACCTGTCCTACGTGAACCGAAAGGGTCTCCACTCTCTGAACTGCCTGATGGTGTGTGATGCCAGAGGAGTCCTCCTGAGTGCAGAAACACACTGGCCAGGCAGCCTGCCCGACTGCACGGTGTTACAGCAGGCGGCCCTCACAAGCCAGTTTGAAACAGAGCTACATAAAAATGGCTGGCTGCTTGGTAAGTCAGTTTTTCATCattgttttctgtggaaagtCTGTTGGCTCCTTATTGAGTCTAGAGCCTCTGGGCAAAAGCAATATAAAGTAAATCAAAATTTACTTTTGATTGCTTCCGTGAAAATGCCTTGAGATTTGCGATTCAGTTTGGACCATCTCTTAGAAGTCTAGAACGGTAGCTTCCAATCTGTGTTTTATGCAGTCTGATTATTATGTATTAGCTTAAATTCATTCTGTTGAGCACCTGTTTTCAGAATTCTATGCCTTTCTAGGCtgaattttgcaatttttaattctgtgttgGGTCTTAGTCCAGCTGTCTTTTGCTGTGTTATGTAGCAAATGGATTATCTTCAAACTCTTCTGTGTTCTTCCAGCATTTCCCTGCGTAAATTTGAATGcctttattttggtttttgtgaCATTTGTAAATGTGTGTTATTGTTGCTCTTTCACGCTTTCTCATGCCTCCTGTTTTAGTGAGAGATATAAGTTATTCCGTGTCTGCAGTAGCAGAAAATCAAGGGTCAAGAGCTGAAATCTGTGGTTCACTCTAGGTGTGTAACCTGTCCTCCTCCTTTCCACTGCTAATAGGTGACAGCTCCTTCTTTCTCCGAACGTGGTTGATGACCCCGCTGCATATCCCTGAGACACCAGCTGAGTATCGTTACAACATGGCACATTCTGCCACTCACAATGTCATCGAGCAGACATTCAGAACCATTCGGTCACGTTTCCGCTGCCTGGATGGGTCCAAAGGCACCCTGCAGTATTCTCCAGAGAAATCCAGCCACATCATTCTGGCCTGCTGTGTGCTTCATAACATCTCCCTGGAACACGGGTTGGATGTGTGGTCTTCACCGGCCACAGGACACATGGAACAACCAGAAGAAGAGTACGAGCAAATGGAATCAATGGACTCAGAAGCCTGTCGTATTCGTCAGGAGCTTTTACTTACTCATTTTAGCTAATGTTGTGACAGAGAGAAAGCTTCTGACGGTTCATCTGGGAGGATATATGGAGCAAATATGccccttcctcttctttaaGTTTGTAAAGACTAAGGAGAAATTTTA includes these proteins:
- the HARBI1 gene encoding putative nuclease HARBI1, coding for MGDAIGISQASMSRCVANVTEALVERASQFIHFPEDEATVQSLKDDFYGLAGMPGVLGVVDCTHVAIKAPNAEDLSYVNRKGLHSLNCLMVCDARGVLLSAETHWPGSLPDCTVLQQAALTSQFETELHKNGWLLGDSSFFLRTWLMTPLHIPETPAEYRYNMAHSATHNVIEQTFRTIRSRFRCLDGSKGTLQYSPEKSSHIILACCVLHNISLEHGLDVWSSPATGHMEQPEEEYEQMESMDSEACRIRQELLLTHFS